In one window of Eubalaena glacialis isolate mEubGla1 chromosome 13, mEubGla1.1.hap2.+ XY, whole genome shotgun sequence DNA:
- the ATXN2L gene encoding ataxin-2-like protein isoform X7, with product MLKPQPPQQTSQPQQPPPTQQAVARRPPGGTSPPNGGLPGPLASTSAPPGPPAAASPCLGPAAAAGSGLRRGAEGILAPPPPQQQHQERPGAAAIGSARGQSTGKGPPQSPVFEGVYNNSRMLHFLTAVVGSTCDVKVKNGTTYEGIFKTLSSKFELAVDAVHRKASEPAGGPRREDIVDTMVFKPSDVMLVHFRNVDFNYATKDKFTDSAIAMNSKVNGEHKEKVLQRWEGGDSNSDDYDLESDMSNGWDPNEMFKFNEENYGIKTTYDSSLSSYTVPLEKDNSEEFRQRELRAAQLAREIESSPQYRLRIAMENDDGRTEEEKHSAVQRQGSGRESPSLASREGKYIPLPQRVREGPRGGVRCSSSRGGRPGLSSLPPRGPHHLDNSSPGPGSETRGINGGPSRMSPKAQRPLRGAKTLSSPSSRPSGEASVPPPPAVGRMYPPRSPKSAAPAPISASCPEPPIGSAVPTSSASIPVTSSVGDPGVGSISPASPKISLAPTDVKELPAKEPGRTLESQELSRIAGKVPGLQNEQKRFQLEELRKFGAQFKLQPSSSPETSLDPFPPRILKEEAKGKEKEVDSLLASEPMGSPVSSKTESISDKEDKPPLPPAGGTEGPDQPPPPCPSQTSSPPVGLIKGDDKDEGPVAEQVKKSTLNPNAKEFNPTKPLLSVNKSTSTPTSPGPRTHSTPSIPVLTAGQSGLYSPQYISYIPQIHMGPAVQAPQMYPYPVSNSVPGQQGKYRGAKGSLPPQRSDQHQPASAPPMMQAAAAAGPPLVAATPYSSYIPYNPQQFPGQPAMMQPMAHYPSQPVFAPMLQSNPRMLTSGSHPQAIVSSSTPQYPSAEQPTPQALYATVHQSYPHHATQLHAHQPQPATTPTGSQPQSQHAAPSPVQHQAGQAPHLGSGQPQQNLYHPGALTGTPPSLPPGPSAQSPQSSFPQPAAVYAIHAHQQLPHGFTNMAHVTQAHVQTGITAAPPPHPGAPHPPQVMLLHPPQSHGGPPQGAVPQSGVPALSASTPSPYPYIGHPQGEQPGQAPGFPGGADDRILCRVGRSHSRRRQGLAPGSVLCFPPSSLSCDPAAPLPTASPALSDPDCLLT from the exons ATGTTGAAGCCTCAGCCGCCACaacagacctcccagccccagcagCCGCCCCCCACGCAACAGGCCGTGGCACGCCGGCCTCCCGGGGGCACCAGCCCTCCCAACGGCGGCCTCCCGGGGCCCCTGGCCTCCACCTCGGCTCCCCCAGGGCCTCCCGCCGCTGCTTCCCCCTGCTTGGGGCCTGCAGCCGCTGCCGGGAGCGGGCTCCGCCGGGGAGCTGAGGGCATCttggcgccgccgccgccgcagcagcAACATCAGGAGAGGCCAGGGGCAGCGGCCATCGGCAGCGCCAG GGGACAAAGCACAGGAAAGGGACCCCCACAGTCACCG GTGTTTGAGGGTGTCTACAACAATTCCAGAATGCTGCATTTCCTTACAGCTGTTGTG GGCTCCACTTGTGATGTAAAGGTAAAGAATGGTACCACCTATGAAGGTATCTTCAAGACGCTGAGCTCAAAG TTTGAACTGGCAGTAGACGCTGTGCACCGGAAAGCATCGGAGCCAGCAGGTGGCCCTCGTCGGGAAGACATTGTGGACACCATGGTGTTTAAACCAAGTGATGTCATGCTTGTTCACTTCCGAAATGTTGACTTCAATTATGCTACTAAAG ACAAGTTCACTGATTCAGCCATTGCCATGAACTCGAAGGTGAATGGGGAGCACAAAGAGAAGGTGCTTCAGCGCTGGGAGGGGGGCGACAGCAACAGCGATGACTACGACCTGGAGTCTGACATG TCCAATGGATGGGACCCCAATGAAATGTTCAAGTTCAATGAGGAGAACTATGGCATAAAGACTACCTACGACAGCAGTCTCTCTTCTTACAC GGTGCCCTTAGAGAAGGACAACTCAGAAGAATTTCGTCAGCGGGAGCTGCGTGCAGCCCAGTTGGCTCGAGAGATTGAATCGAGCCCCCAGTACCGCCTGCGGATCGCCATGGAGAACGATGACGGGCGCACTGAGGAGGAGAAGCACAGTGCAGTTCAGCGACAGGGTTCAGGGCGAGAGAGCCCCAGCTTGGCATCTAG GGAGGGAAAGTATATCCCTCTACCCCAACGAGTTCGGGAAGGTCCCCGGGGAGGAGTTCGATGCAGTAGTTCTCGGGGTGGCCGGCCTGGCCTTAGCTCTTTGCCACCTCGTGGCCCTCACCATCTTGACAATAGCAGCCCTGGCCCAGGTTCTGAGACACGCGGTATCAATGGAG gcccTTCCCGCATGTCCCCTAAGGCACAGCGGCCTCTGAGAGGTGCCAAGACTCTGTCTTCCCCCAGCAGCAGGCCTTCTGGAGAAGCTTCTGTTCCACCTCCTCCTGCAG TAGGCCGGATGTACCCCCCACGCTCTCCCAAGTCAGCTGCCCCTGCCCCAATCTCAGCTTCCTGTCCTGAGCCTCCCATCGGCTCAGCAGTACCGACCTCTTCAGCTTCCATCCCCGTGACATCATCAGTTGGGGATCCTGGAGTAGGCTCCATTTCCCCAGCTTCTCCAAAGATCTCACTGGCACCCACAGATG TAAAAGAACTCCCAGCCAAGGAACCTGGGAGAACGCTGGAGTCCCAGGAGCTGTCCCGCATAGCAGGGAAag TCCCTGGTCTTCAGAACGAGCAGAAACGCTTTCAACTGGAAGAACTGAGAAAATTTGGGGCCCAGTTTAAG CTTCAGCCCAGTAGCTCCCCTGAGACCAGCCTGGATCCTTTTCCTCCCCGGATCCTAAAGGAGGAGGccaaagggaaggagaaggaggttgATAGTCTTTTGGCTTCAGAGCCCATGGGGTCCCCTGTTTCCTCCAAGACAGAATCCATATCGGATAAGGAGGACAAACCACCCCTGCCACCAGCAGGAGGCACCGAAGGGCCGGATCAGCCCCCACCGCCTTGCCCAAGCCAAACCAGTAGCCCCCCAGTGGGCCTCATCAAGGGAGATGACAAGGATGAGGGCCCTGTTGCTGA aCAAGTGAAGAAGTCAACATTGAACCCTAATGCCAAGGAGTTCAATCCCACTAAGCCCCTGCTGTCTGTG AATAAATCCACCAGTACTCCAACTTCTCCTGGGCCCCGGACTCATTCAACTCCCTCCATCCCGGTGCTGACAGCAGGCCAGAGTGGGCTATATAGCCCCCAGTACATTTCCTACATACCTCAGATCCACATGGGACCAGCTGTTCAG GCACCTCAGATGTATCCATATCCTGTGTCCAACTCAGTGCCTGGACAACAGGGCAAGTACCGGGGAGCAAAAG GCTCCCTGCCCCCCCAGCGCTCGGACCAACACCAGCCAGCCTCAGCCCCTCCGATGATGCAGGCCGCCGCCGCTGCTGGCCCCCCTCTGGTGGCTGCCACACCTTATTCTTCCTACATCCCCTACAATCCACAGCAGTTCCCAGGCCAGCCCGCCATGATGCAGCCCATGGCCCACTACCCCTCGCAG CCGGTGTTTGCCCCCATGCTTCAAAGCAACCCACGCATGCTGACGTCGGGGAGCCATCCCCAGGCCATTGTGTCATCCTCCACCCCTCAGTACCCTTCTGCAGAGCAGCCCACCCCCCAAGCCCTTTATG CCACTGTTCACCAGTCCTATCCACACCATGCCACGCAGCTCCATGCCCACCAGCCGCAGCCGGCCACCACGCCTACTGGGAGCCAGCCGCAGTCCCAGCATGCAGCCCCCAGTCCCGTCCAG CACCAGGCGGGGCAGGCCCCACACCTGGGCAGTGGACAGCCACAGCAGAACCTGTACCACCCAGGGGCCCTGACAGGCACGCCGCCTTCTCTGCCGCCGGGACCTTCTGCGCAGTCCCCTCAGAGCAGCTTCCCCCAGCCAGCCGCTGTGTATGCTATCCATGCCCACCAGCAGCTGCCCCACGGCTTCACCAACATGGCCCATGTTACCCAG GCCCATGTCCAAACTGGAATCACAGCAGCCCCGCCCCCTCACCCTGGGGCTCCCCACCcgccccaggtgatgctgctgcacCCACCCCAGAGCCATGGGGGCCCCCCCCAAGGCGCGGTGCCCCAGAGTGGGGTGCCTGCACTCTCAGCTTCCACACCCTCACCCTATCCCTACATCGGACACCCCCAAGGTGAGCAGCCTGGCCAGGCGCCTGGATTTCCAGGAGGAGCCGATGACAGGATTC TATGTAGGGTGGGCAGAAGCCACAGTCGCCGCCGCCAGGGGCTTGCTCCTGGCTCTGTCCTTTGCTTCCCTCCGTCCTCGCTCAGTTGTGATCCAgcagcccccctccccactgcctcccCAGCTCTCAGTGACCCCGACTGTCTCCTGACTTAG
- the ATXN2L gene encoding ataxin-2-like protein isoform X8 gives MLKPQPPQQTSQPQQPPPTQQAVARRPPGGTSPPNGGLPGPLASTSAPPGPPAAASPCLGPAAAAGSGLRRGAEGILAPPPPQQQHQERPGAAAIGSARGQSTGKGPPQSPVFEGVYNNSRMLHFLTAVVGSTCDVKVKNGTTYEGIFKTLSSKFELAVDAVHRKASEPAGGPRREDIVDTMVFKPSDVMLVHFRNVDFNYATKDKFTDSAIAMNSKVNGEHKEKRRTTQKNFVSGSCVQPSWLERLNRAPSTACGSPWRTMTGALRRRSTVQFSDRVQGERAPAWHLGRESISLYPNEFGKVPGEEFDAVVLGVAGLALALCHLVALTILTIAALAQVLRHAVSMEAQRPLRGAKTLSSPSSRPSGEASVPPPPAVGRMYPPRSPKSAAPAPISASCPEPPIGSAVPTSSASIPVTSSVGDPGVGSISPASPKISLAPTDVKELPAKEPGRTLESQELSRIAGKVPGLQNEQKRFQLEELRKFGAQFKLQPSSSPETSLDPFPPRILKEEAKGKEKEVDSLLASEPMGSPVSSKTESISDKEDKPPLPPAGGTEGPDQPPPPCPSQTSSPPVGLIKGDDKDEGPVAEQVKKSTLNPNAKEFNPTKPLLSVNKSTSTPTSPGPRTHSTPSIPVLTAGQSGLYSPQYISYIPQIHMGPAVQAPQMYPYPVSNSVPGQQGKYRGAKGSLPPQRSDQHQPASAPPMMQAAAAAGPPLVAATPYSSYIPYNPQQFPGQPAMMQPMAHYPSQPVFAPMLQSNPRMLTSGSHPQAIVSSSTPQYPSAEQPTPQALYATVHQSYPHHATQLHAHQPQPATTPTGSQPQSQHAAPSPVQHQAGQAPHLGSGQPQQNLYHPGALTGTPPSLPPGPSAQSPQSSFPQPAAVYAIHAHQQLPHGFTNMAHVTQAHVQTGITAAPPPHPGAPHPPQVMLLHPPQSHGGPPQGAVPQSGVPALSASTPSPYPYIGHPQGEQPGQAPGFPGGADDRIREFSLAGGIWHGRADGLQVGQDARVLGGE, from the exons ATGTTGAAGCCTCAGCCGCCACaacagacctcccagccccagcagCCGCCCCCCACGCAACAGGCCGTGGCACGCCGGCCTCCCGGGGGCACCAGCCCTCCCAACGGCGGCCTCCCGGGGCCCCTGGCCTCCACCTCGGCTCCCCCAGGGCCTCCCGCCGCTGCTTCCCCCTGCTTGGGGCCTGCAGCCGCTGCCGGGAGCGGGCTCCGCCGGGGAGCTGAGGGCATCttggcgccgccgccgccgcagcagcAACATCAGGAGAGGCCAGGGGCAGCGGCCATCGGCAGCGCCAG GGGACAAAGCACAGGAAAGGGACCCCCACAGTCACCG GTGTTTGAGGGTGTCTACAACAATTCCAGAATGCTGCATTTCCTTACAGCTGTTGTG GGCTCCACTTGTGATGTAAAGGTAAAGAATGGTACCACCTATGAAGGTATCTTCAAGACGCTGAGCTCAAAG TTTGAACTGGCAGTAGACGCTGTGCACCGGAAAGCATCGGAGCCAGCAGGTGGCCCTCGTCGGGAAGACATTGTGGACACCATGGTGTTTAAACCAAGTGATGTCATGCTTGTTCACTTCCGAAATGTTGACTTCAATTATGCTACTAAAG ACAAGTTCACTGATTCAGCCATTGCCATGAACTCGAAGGTGAATGGGGAGCACAAAGAGAAG AGAAGGACAACTCAGAAGAATTTCGTCAGCGGGAGCTGCGTGCAGCCCAGTTGGCTCGAGAGATTGAATCGAGCCCCCAGTACCGCCTGCGGATCGCCATGGAGAACGATGACGGGCGCACTGAGGAGGAGAAGCACAGTGCAGTTCAGCGACAGGGTTCAGGGCGAGAGAGCCCCAGCTTGGCATCTAG GGAGGGAAAGTATATCCCTCTACCCCAACGAGTTCGGGAAGGTCCCCGGGGAGGAGTTCGATGCAGTAGTTCTCGGGGTGGCCGGCCTGGCCTTAGCTCTTTGCCACCTCGTGGCCCTCACCATCTTGACAATAGCAGCCCTGGCCCAGGTTCTGAGACACGCGGTATCAATGGAG GCACAGCGGCCTCTGAGAGGTGCCAAGACTCTGTCTTCCCCCAGCAGCAGGCCTTCTGGAGAAGCTTCTGTTCCACCTCCTCCTGCAG TAGGCCGGATGTACCCCCCACGCTCTCCCAAGTCAGCTGCCCCTGCCCCAATCTCAGCTTCCTGTCCTGAGCCTCCCATCGGCTCAGCAGTACCGACCTCTTCAGCTTCCATCCCCGTGACATCATCAGTTGGGGATCCTGGAGTAGGCTCCATTTCCCCAGCTTCTCCAAAGATCTCACTGGCACCCACAGATG TAAAAGAACTCCCAGCCAAGGAACCTGGGAGAACGCTGGAGTCCCAGGAGCTGTCCCGCATAGCAGGGAAag TCCCTGGTCTTCAGAACGAGCAGAAACGCTTTCAACTGGAAGAACTGAGAAAATTTGGGGCCCAGTTTAAG CTTCAGCCCAGTAGCTCCCCTGAGACCAGCCTGGATCCTTTTCCTCCCCGGATCCTAAAGGAGGAGGccaaagggaaggagaaggaggttgATAGTCTTTTGGCTTCAGAGCCCATGGGGTCCCCTGTTTCCTCCAAGACAGAATCCATATCGGATAAGGAGGACAAACCACCCCTGCCACCAGCAGGAGGCACCGAAGGGCCGGATCAGCCCCCACCGCCTTGCCCAAGCCAAACCAGTAGCCCCCCAGTGGGCCTCATCAAGGGAGATGACAAGGATGAGGGCCCTGTTGCTGA aCAAGTGAAGAAGTCAACATTGAACCCTAATGCCAAGGAGTTCAATCCCACTAAGCCCCTGCTGTCTGTG AATAAATCCACCAGTACTCCAACTTCTCCTGGGCCCCGGACTCATTCAACTCCCTCCATCCCGGTGCTGACAGCAGGCCAGAGTGGGCTATATAGCCCCCAGTACATTTCCTACATACCTCAGATCCACATGGGACCAGCTGTTCAG GCACCTCAGATGTATCCATATCCTGTGTCCAACTCAGTGCCTGGACAACAGGGCAAGTACCGGGGAGCAAAAG GCTCCCTGCCCCCCCAGCGCTCGGACCAACACCAGCCAGCCTCAGCCCCTCCGATGATGCAGGCCGCCGCCGCTGCTGGCCCCCCTCTGGTGGCTGCCACACCTTATTCTTCCTACATCCCCTACAATCCACAGCAGTTCCCAGGCCAGCCCGCCATGATGCAGCCCATGGCCCACTACCCCTCGCAG CCGGTGTTTGCCCCCATGCTTCAAAGCAACCCACGCATGCTGACGTCGGGGAGCCATCCCCAGGCCATTGTGTCATCCTCCACCCCTCAGTACCCTTCTGCAGAGCAGCCCACCCCCCAAGCCCTTTATG CCACTGTTCACCAGTCCTATCCACACCATGCCACGCAGCTCCATGCCCACCAGCCGCAGCCGGCCACCACGCCTACTGGGAGCCAGCCGCAGTCCCAGCATGCAGCCCCCAGTCCCGTCCAG CACCAGGCGGGGCAGGCCCCACACCTGGGCAGTGGACAGCCACAGCAGAACCTGTACCACCCAGGGGCCCTGACAGGCACGCCGCCTTCTCTGCCGCCGGGACCTTCTGCGCAGTCCCCTCAGAGCAGCTTCCCCCAGCCAGCCGCTGTGTATGCTATCCATGCCCACCAGCAGCTGCCCCACGGCTTCACCAACATGGCCCATGTTACCCAG GCCCATGTCCAAACTGGAATCACAGCAGCCCCGCCCCCTCACCCTGGGGCTCCCCACCcgccccaggtgatgctgctgcacCCACCCCAGAGCCATGGGGGCCCCCCCCAAGGCGCGGTGCCCCAGAGTGGGGTGCCTGCACTCTCAGCTTCCACACCCTCACCCTATCCCTACATCGGACACCCCCAAGGTGAGCAGCCTGGCCAGGCGCCTGGATTTCCAGGAGGAGCCGATGACAGGATTCGTGAGTTCTCGTTAGCTGGGGGAATTTGGCATGGAAGAGCTGATGGGCTGCAGGTGGGGCAGGATGCACGGGTTCtgggtggggagtga
- the ATXN2L gene encoding ataxin-2-like protein isoform X2, translated as MLKPQPPQQTSQPQQPPPTQQAVARRPPGGTSPPNGGLPGPLASTSAPPGPPAAASPCLGPAAAAGSGLRRGAEGILAPPPPQQQHQERPGAAAIGSARGQSTGKGPPQSPVFEGVYNNSRMLHFLTAVVGSTCDVKVKNGTTYEGIFKTLSSKFELAVDAVHRKASEPAGGPRREDIVDTMVFKPSDVMLVHFRNVDFNYATKDKFTDSAIAMNSKVNGEHKEKVLQRWEGGDSNSDDYDLESDMSNGWDPNEMFKFNEENYGIKTTYDSSLSSYTVPLEKDNSEEFRQRELRAAQLAREIESSPQYRLRIAMENDDGRTEEEKHSAVQRQGSGRESPSLASREGKYIPLPQRVREGPRGGVRCSSSRGGRPGLSSLPPRGPHHLDNSSPGPGSETRGINGGPSRMSPKAQRPLRGAKTLSSPSSRPSGEASVPPPPAGRMYPPRSPKSAAPAPISASCPEPPIGSAVPTSSASIPVTSSVGDPGVGSISPASPKISLAPTDVKELPAKEPGRTLESQELSRIAGKVPGLQNEQKRFQLEELRKFGAQFKLQPSSSPETSLDPFPPRILKEEAKGKEKEVDSLLASEPMGSPVSSKTESISDKEDKPPLPPAGGTEGPDQPPPPCPSQTSSPPVGLIKGDDKDEGPVAEQVKKSTLNPNAKEFNPTKPLLSVNKSTSTPTSPGPRTHSTPSIPVLTAGQSGLYSPQYISYIPQIHMGPAVQAPQMYPYPVSNSVPGQQGKYRGAKGSLPPQRSDQHQPASAPPMMQAAAAAGPPLVAATPYSSYIPYNPQQFPGQPAMMQPMAHYPSQPVFAPMLQSNPRMLTSGSHPQAIVSSSTPQYPSAEQPTPQALYATVHQSYPHHATQLHAHQPQPATTPTGSQPQSQHAAPSPVQHQAGQAPHLGSGQPQQNLYHPGALTGTPPSLPPGPSAQSPQSSFPQPAAVYAIHAHQQLPHGFTNMAHVTQAHVQTGITAAPPPHPGAPHPPQVMLLHPPQSHGGPPQGAVPQSGVPALSASTPSPYPYIGHPQGEQPGQAPGFPGGADDRIREFSLAGGIWHGRADGLQVGQDARVLGGE; from the exons ATGTTGAAGCCTCAGCCGCCACaacagacctcccagccccagcagCCGCCCCCCACGCAACAGGCCGTGGCACGCCGGCCTCCCGGGGGCACCAGCCCTCCCAACGGCGGCCTCCCGGGGCCCCTGGCCTCCACCTCGGCTCCCCCAGGGCCTCCCGCCGCTGCTTCCCCCTGCTTGGGGCCTGCAGCCGCTGCCGGGAGCGGGCTCCGCCGGGGAGCTGAGGGCATCttggcgccgccgccgccgcagcagcAACATCAGGAGAGGCCAGGGGCAGCGGCCATCGGCAGCGCCAG GGGACAAAGCACAGGAAAGGGACCCCCACAGTCACCG GTGTTTGAGGGTGTCTACAACAATTCCAGAATGCTGCATTTCCTTACAGCTGTTGTG GGCTCCACTTGTGATGTAAAGGTAAAGAATGGTACCACCTATGAAGGTATCTTCAAGACGCTGAGCTCAAAG TTTGAACTGGCAGTAGACGCTGTGCACCGGAAAGCATCGGAGCCAGCAGGTGGCCCTCGTCGGGAAGACATTGTGGACACCATGGTGTTTAAACCAAGTGATGTCATGCTTGTTCACTTCCGAAATGTTGACTTCAATTATGCTACTAAAG ACAAGTTCACTGATTCAGCCATTGCCATGAACTCGAAGGTGAATGGGGAGCACAAAGAGAAGGTGCTTCAGCGCTGGGAGGGGGGCGACAGCAACAGCGATGACTACGACCTGGAGTCTGACATG TCCAATGGATGGGACCCCAATGAAATGTTCAAGTTCAATGAGGAGAACTATGGCATAAAGACTACCTACGACAGCAGTCTCTCTTCTTACAC GGTGCCCTTAGAGAAGGACAACTCAGAAGAATTTCGTCAGCGGGAGCTGCGTGCAGCCCAGTTGGCTCGAGAGATTGAATCGAGCCCCCAGTACCGCCTGCGGATCGCCATGGAGAACGATGACGGGCGCACTGAGGAGGAGAAGCACAGTGCAGTTCAGCGACAGGGTTCAGGGCGAGAGAGCCCCAGCTTGGCATCTAG GGAGGGAAAGTATATCCCTCTACCCCAACGAGTTCGGGAAGGTCCCCGGGGAGGAGTTCGATGCAGTAGTTCTCGGGGTGGCCGGCCTGGCCTTAGCTCTTTGCCACCTCGTGGCCCTCACCATCTTGACAATAGCAGCCCTGGCCCAGGTTCTGAGACACGCGGTATCAATGGAG gcccTTCCCGCATGTCCCCTAAGGCACAGCGGCCTCTGAGAGGTGCCAAGACTCTGTCTTCCCCCAGCAGCAGGCCTTCTGGAGAAGCTTCTGTTCCACCTCCTCCTGCAG GCCGGATGTACCCCCCACGCTCTCCCAAGTCAGCTGCCCCTGCCCCAATCTCAGCTTCCTGTCCTGAGCCTCCCATCGGCTCAGCAGTACCGACCTCTTCAGCTTCCATCCCCGTGACATCATCAGTTGGGGATCCTGGAGTAGGCTCCATTTCCCCAGCTTCTCCAAAGATCTCACTGGCACCCACAGATG TAAAAGAACTCCCAGCCAAGGAACCTGGGAGAACGCTGGAGTCCCAGGAGCTGTCCCGCATAGCAGGGAAag TCCCTGGTCTTCAGAACGAGCAGAAACGCTTTCAACTGGAAGAACTGAGAAAATTTGGGGCCCAGTTTAAG CTTCAGCCCAGTAGCTCCCCTGAGACCAGCCTGGATCCTTTTCCTCCCCGGATCCTAAAGGAGGAGGccaaagggaaggagaaggaggttgATAGTCTTTTGGCTTCAGAGCCCATGGGGTCCCCTGTTTCCTCCAAGACAGAATCCATATCGGATAAGGAGGACAAACCACCCCTGCCACCAGCAGGAGGCACCGAAGGGCCGGATCAGCCCCCACCGCCTTGCCCAAGCCAAACCAGTAGCCCCCCAGTGGGCCTCATCAAGGGAGATGACAAGGATGAGGGCCCTGTTGCTGA aCAAGTGAAGAAGTCAACATTGAACCCTAATGCCAAGGAGTTCAATCCCACTAAGCCCCTGCTGTCTGTG AATAAATCCACCAGTACTCCAACTTCTCCTGGGCCCCGGACTCATTCAACTCCCTCCATCCCGGTGCTGACAGCAGGCCAGAGTGGGCTATATAGCCCCCAGTACATTTCCTACATACCTCAGATCCACATGGGACCAGCTGTTCAG GCACCTCAGATGTATCCATATCCTGTGTCCAACTCAGTGCCTGGACAACAGGGCAAGTACCGGGGAGCAAAAG GCTCCCTGCCCCCCCAGCGCTCGGACCAACACCAGCCAGCCTCAGCCCCTCCGATGATGCAGGCCGCCGCCGCTGCTGGCCCCCCTCTGGTGGCTGCCACACCTTATTCTTCCTACATCCCCTACAATCCACAGCAGTTCCCAGGCCAGCCCGCCATGATGCAGCCCATGGCCCACTACCCCTCGCAG CCGGTGTTTGCCCCCATGCTTCAAAGCAACCCACGCATGCTGACGTCGGGGAGCCATCCCCAGGCCATTGTGTCATCCTCCACCCCTCAGTACCCTTCTGCAGAGCAGCCCACCCCCCAAGCCCTTTATG CCACTGTTCACCAGTCCTATCCACACCATGCCACGCAGCTCCATGCCCACCAGCCGCAGCCGGCCACCACGCCTACTGGGAGCCAGCCGCAGTCCCAGCATGCAGCCCCCAGTCCCGTCCAG CACCAGGCGGGGCAGGCCCCACACCTGGGCAGTGGACAGCCACAGCAGAACCTGTACCACCCAGGGGCCCTGACAGGCACGCCGCCTTCTCTGCCGCCGGGACCTTCTGCGCAGTCCCCTCAGAGCAGCTTCCCCCAGCCAGCCGCTGTGTATGCTATCCATGCCCACCAGCAGCTGCCCCACGGCTTCACCAACATGGCCCATGTTACCCAG GCCCATGTCCAAACTGGAATCACAGCAGCCCCGCCCCCTCACCCTGGGGCTCCCCACCcgccccaggtgatgctgctgcacCCACCCCAGAGCCATGGGGGCCCCCCCCAAGGCGCGGTGCCCCAGAGTGGGGTGCCTGCACTCTCAGCTTCCACACCCTCACCCTATCCCTACATCGGACACCCCCAAGGTGAGCAGCCTGGCCAGGCGCCTGGATTTCCAGGAGGAGCCGATGACAGGATTCGTGAGTTCTCGTTAGCTGGGGGAATTTGGCATGGAAGAGCTGATGGGCTGCAGGTGGGGCAGGATGCACGGGTTCtgggtggggagtga